Genomic window (Candidatus Binataceae bacterium):
GGGAGCCGCCGTGCTCTTTGCGCTCGCTTACGGGATTTACCGGCGAAGCCGCGTTTGCGCGATAGTCGTACTGGCCAACCATTTTCTCGGCGTCGTGGGGCTTGTTTTTCAGCCACACGCCGTACCGCCTGTCCAGATCGCAATTGCGCTCGTGCTCGGCGTGCTCTACGTGCTCGGCGTGATCGGCACGTTCGTCCATCAGGCGCGTCTCAGCCCGGCGGCGGCTTAACCGCCTACCGGCCCGGCAGCTTGACCGCCTACTGGCTGGTGTGTGGATCGAATCCGATGAAACTCATCCCGTCGCCCGCGCGCACGCCGTGTCGCGCGCAAAATCCGCCGTTGACCTCGAGCACGTAGAGCGCCAGCGCGTCGGGGCCCACCGGCCGCTCCGAGTACGGCGTGGCGTTCGCGACGATACCGACTACGGCGCCCGCCGGGTCGGCGAAAATCATGTCGAGCGGGATTTCCGTGTGCTTCATCCAGAATTTCAACCGATCGGGGGCGGGAAAGATGAAAAGCATGCCGGCGTCTGCGTCCAGATGCTGACGATACATCAGGCCGAACTGGCGCTGCCCCGGCGTCACCGCCAGTTCCACGCTCACGGCGGCTTTTCTGGTCCCGTCGGACGCGCTGATTACGACTTTGGGAGCGTCGGCCGCGTCCAGGGCGGCCGTCAAACCAAGCATGAGGAAAGCGAGCGCCAGGATCGCGCCGGGCAAAGCCGGCCACGGCCGGTCAGGCGCGCGGCGTACCGCCGAATCGCCCGACTTCGCTCGCCGGCTCGATTCGCCCATGATGACCCGCATCACAGGCTTATTTCGAGCGGCAGCGAGGCGAGCCCGCGCAAAAAGAACGACCCCTTGTAGGCGAGCGGCGCCTCGGGCGCGGCCGGCCGCATTCGCCTGTAGCGCGCGAGCAGAGCGCCGATCGCGATCGCCCCTTCCATCCGGGCGAGCGGCGCGCCGAGGCAGAAATGGATCCCCTCGCCGAAAGCCAGATGGTCGTTCGGGGAGCGCGCGATATCGAATTTTTCGGGCTCGCTGAATTGCGCCGGGTCGCGGTTCGCGGCCGCGAGCAGGACGAAAATCAGCGAGCCGGCCGTAACCGTGGTGCCCGCGATTTCGGTGTCCTGGCGGATGTATCTCATCGTCGATTGCACCGGACCGTCGTAACGCAGCATCTCTTCGATCGCCGACGGCATCAGTTCAGGCGAGCGGTAAAGGCGCTCGAGTTGGTCCGGATTGCGCGTCAGCGCCAGCATCCCATTGCCAATCAGATTGGTGGTGGTCTCATTGCCGGCGAGGAGCAGGATGACCACGAACGCGATCAGTTCGGCTTCGCTCAGCGCCTCGTCGGAGCCTTCGTGCGCGGCCACGAGCACGCTTACGAGGTCGTCGCCCGGATTGCGGCGGCGCTTTTCGATCTCGGCGATGAAGTACTCGCGCAGCGCCGCGAACGCATCGCGCACCTTCTGCGGCAATGGCATCCCGGGCGGCGTGTTGTCTGACTCGATCACCGTGTCCGACCAGTGCTTGAACATCGGGTAGTGCTCGTGCGGCACGCCCAGCATGTGCGAGATGACCATCACGGGCAGCGGGTTGGCGAGGTCGGCCATCACGTCGAACACGTCCTTGCCGGCGGCGCGGTCGAGCAACAGGTCGGTGAACTCGCGGATTTTGGGCTCCAGTTCCCGGATGCGCCGGGGTGTGAAGGCGCGGCTCACGAGGCGGCGCAGCCGCGTATGGACCGGCGGATCGGAAAACACCACCCGCGGAGCGTCGCCGAAGACGCTGATGCGCTCTTCCAGAAAGGGCGAGCGGGGCGGCACGCTCGAGAAGCGTTGATGGTCGCGCAGCACTGCGACGCAATCGGCATAGCGCGCTAGCAATGCCATCGGCAAAAAAACATTCAGCTGCCGCGGCGGCCCCGTCATCAGCGGCTTGTAGTACGGGTAGGGATTGGCGCGGAACGCCTCGTCCCACGGGTTGAAGTAGATCTGCTCGGCTTCGCTCATGCGGCGGCACACCCTCTGCGCCCGCGACGGACGTGCCGCTCATTGTAGCCTGCGGGCGGACGACGCGAACAGCAGCTTGCCGCAAACGTATCTCAGCGGCCGGCGAAGCGCGGCTGGCGCTTTTCCATGAACGCCCGCACGCCTTCGCGATAGTCCTCGCTATCGAAGCATCGCGAGACCATCTCGGCGATCGTCTTGAGGTCGCGGTCAGCGCCATCCTTGAGCCCTTCCCGGATCGCCGCCTTCGCGGCCGCCATCGTGAGCGGCGCGTTGGCGGCCAACCGTGTCGCATACTGGCGGACCTGGTCCTCCAGTTCCGCCGGCTCGACCAGCTTGTTGAGCAGGCCCATGGCGTAAGCCTCGTCGGCGTCGAAGATACGCGCCGACATCAGGATGTCGCGCGCGTTGGCCGCGCCACACACACTCACCAGCGACATCACGCCGTCGAGCGGATAGGCCAATCCCAGGCGCGCCGCCGGAATCCCCAGGCGCGTGCCGCGCGCTCCGATACGGATGTCGCAGGCAAGCGCGACCTGCAGGCCGCCGCCGATGCAGATGCCGGCAATCATCGCGATAACCGGCTTGGGAGAGTTGGCGATCGCGCTGGTCGCATTGCCCGGCGCTTCGCGATAGATCCGCGCCTGCTCGGCATTGGCGCGCAGGCTCGGAAACTCGGAGATGTCGGCGCCGGAGATGAAGGCCTCGGGCGTGGCGCCGCGCATGATGATCACGCGCACGTCGGGGTCGTCGCTCAGTTCGGCCACGCCCTTGACGATCAGCTGCCAGGTGCGCAGGTTGAGCGCGTTACGCACTTGCGGGCGGTTGAGGATGAGCCATCCGAGCGGCGGCTCGTGGCGCACCAGGAGCGGCTCGGGTTCCGCGGCGACCGTTTTTGCTACCTGCTCGCTCATGTCTCCTACCTTGTGCGGCCGCCTAGAGTCTGGCCAGGACTTCGTTCGCGATCTTGTCGAGTTCGCGCGTGAGACCGTCGGCGTCGAAGGCCGGCGGCGAGATCACGACGCGCGAAACTCCGATGTCCCTGAGCGGCTTGATCGCTTCGAGGTTCGCGCGCGCCGCGCACGAAAGTTCGATCGCCGCCGGGTCGCGGCCGGCATTGCGCGCGGCTTCGCGCATGATCTCGAACAGGGGCGTGAGCTTGTCGGCCTCGCCGAGCGCCGGAAAAAATCCGTCGCCCATCCTGCCCGCGCGTCGCGCCGCGGCGGGCGAATGGCCGCCGACGTGGATCGGCACGCCGCCCGATTGCACCGGCTTGGGGAAACTCTTGAGCTCGTGAAAATGAAAGTGCTTGCCGTGAAAACTGGCGGTATTTTCACGCCACAACTCGCGCATCGCCGCGATCGCCTCGTCGGTGCGCGCGCCGCGCTGATGGAAATCCAGGCCGAGCGCGTCGAACTCCTCCTTGAGCCAGCCGCTGCCGATCCCCAGGATAACGCGGCCGCGCGAGAGAACGTCGAGCGTAGCAGTCTCCTTGGCCACGTAGAGCGGATGGCGCTGCGGAAGAATCAGGATGCCCGTGGCGAGCCGGATGCGGCTCGTGATCGCGGCCGCGTAGGCGAGCGGGAGCAGCGGATCTTGAATCGCGACGTCCTCGCCGCCGGGAAGTTTGCCGCTGCGCGCGTAGGGGTACGGCGTCTTGTAGTCGTGCGGGATAACCACGTGTTCGACCGTCCAGATGGACTCGAAGCCGCGCTCCTCTGCAGTTTTAGCGAGATGCGCCAGCAGTTCAGGCTGGGCGAACGGTCCGGAATTGACGAACATCAGCCCGAGCTTGATCATCGTGATAAACGCCTCACCTTTTCGATGCTTCGATGCATGTCCGGCGAACTTCCGGGCCGTCCAGCTATCCCCATCCTTCTAACCCAGCTTGCGCGTCGAGGTAAACCGCGTGCCAGGCCGAGCGGCGCGTGCGGCTTGTCCGGCGCGTGCGACCGGGTTAAGTAGATTGGTCATGGACATCACCAAATACGGCATCTGGTTTTTTTACGACGGGATGACCGCGGCGCAGAGCGCGGACTTCGCGCGCACGGTCGAAAAACACGGCTATGGCGCGCTCTGGATTCCAGAGGCGGTCGGACGTGAGCCCTTCGCGCACGCCACGTACATGGCGGCGCGCACGGAGCGGCTGGTCTTCGCGACCGGCATCGCCAACATCTATGCGCGAGACGCACAGACCATGGCCGCGGCGGCCAAGACCGTGGGCGAGCTTTCCAACGGCCGTTTTATGCTCGGGATCGGAGTCAGCCACAAGCCGCTCGTCGCTAACCTGCGCGGCCATAGCTACGACAAGCCGTACAGCTACATGCGCGAGTACCTGCCCAAGATGAAGAGCGCGCTATATCGTGCGCCCGAGCCCAAGGAGCGGGTGCCCGTGGTGATCGCCGCGCTGCATCCCAAGATGCTCGCGCTATGCGCCGCCGAGGCGGACGGCACTCATACCTATTTCGTACCGCCCGAGCACACCGCTAAGGCGCGCGCCGCAATCGGTCCCAAGCCGCTCATCTGCGTCGAGCAGGCGGTAGTGCTCGACACCGACGCGGCCAAGGCCCGCGCGACCGCTCGCGAGTATATGAAGACCTACGTGCCGCGCCTGCCCAACTACACCAACGCGCTCAAGGCCCTGGGCTGGGCGGACAAGGATTTCGAGGGCGGATGCAGCGACCGGCTGGTCGACACGATCGTCGCCTGGGGCACGGAGACGCAGATTCGCGACCGCGTCGAGGCGCATCTCAAGGCCGGCGCCAATCACGTGTGCATCCAGCCGCTCAGCACGGCGAATCCTCTGATGCCTGACGAACGGGCGGTCCAGGCGCTGGCCCCGCGCTAGGCGCAATGCGCGCGCTAAGCGGCAGGCGCGCTGCGGGTGCGGCCGCAGCGTTGGTGCTCGCGGCACTCGTCGCGAGCGGATGCGGCCCGTCGGCCGAAGAAAGCGCGCAACAGGCCGAGGCGGCGGCGGCACAGGCCCGGGCCGCGTCGGAACGCGCGCAGGCCCAGGCCGCGCTCGCGCAGCAGGAGGCGGCCGACGCGCAGCGGCGCGCCGACCATGCAGCTCAACTCTTCCAGGCGGCGACAGCCGAGTTCAACGATGCGGCGCGGCGGCTCGATAAGTACCAGCGCGACCAGGAGCAAGAGGGCAACGACCGCTAGATACGACGATGCGGGCGGCAGCCCGGGTCGGCTTGCCCAAGCGGCCGCGCTCTGGGATAAGCGGAGAGGGTCGTAAACAGGACAAGGTGATTGAGAAAATGAAGCTCTACAACATGAATCTCTCGAATTTCGCCTCGAAGTGCCGCATCGCGATCTACGACAAGGGGCTGAATATCGAGATTGCGCCGATCCCGGGCAACAACCTCAAATCGCCCGAATACCTCAAGCTCAATCCGCTCGGCAAAACCCCGGCGCTCGACGCGGACGGGATGATCGTGAATGAATCGGAAGTTATCAACGAATACCTCGAGGAGAAATTTCCCAATCCGCCGCTGCTGCCCAAGACGCCCGAGGGCCGCGCGCGCGTACGGATGCTCACGCGCTTTCACGACCTCTACCTGGAACCGCCGCTGCGCGCGCTATTCGGCCATCTCAACCCCAAAAACCGCGACGAAAAAATCGTCAATGAGCGTCTAACCGAGTTCAATCAGCGACTGGACCAGCTCGAGGCGATACTCCCCGCGAGCGGATTCGCCGCCGGACAGGAATTCACTCTGGCCGACTGCGCGATCGCGCCGACGATGTTCTTCGCAACCAACATGCTGCCGGGGTTCGGCGCCAAGCCGGCGCTCGAGGGACGTCCCAAGTTGGAGGCATGGTGGACCCACGTGCAGACCCGGCCGTCGGTCAAAAAGGTTCTGGCCGAGATGGGCGAGGCGCTTGCCGCAATGATGAAGCGCTAGCGCTTCCCTCGCCGGGTCATCCCCGCGCGAAGGCTGGAAAATCACGCTTGAAGCTGTCGGTTCTCGATCAATCGCCGGTGCCCGCCGGATCGACTCCGGCCGACGCGCTTCGCAATTCTCTCGAACTCGCGCGTCTTACGGACC
Coding sequences:
- a CDS encoding DUF192 domain-containing protein yields the protein MRVIMGESSRRAKSGDSAVRRAPDRPWPALPGAILALAFLMLGLTAALDAADAPKVVISASDGTRKAAVSVELAVTPGQRQFGLMYRQHLDADAGMLFIFPAPDRLKFWMKHTEIPLDMIFADPAGAVVGIVANATPYSERPVGPDALALYVLEVNGGFCARHGVRAGDGMSFIGFDPHTSQ
- a CDS encoding cytochrome P450 codes for the protein MSEAEQIYFNPWDEAFRANPYPYYKPLMTGPPRQLNVFLPMALLARYADCVAVLRDHQRFSSVPPRSPFLEERISVFGDAPRVVFSDPPVHTRLRRLVSRAFTPRRIRELEPKIREFTDLLLDRAAGKDVFDVMADLANPLPVMVISHMLGVPHEHYPMFKHWSDTVIESDNTPPGMPLPQKVRDAFAALREYFIAEIEKRRRNPGDDLVSVLVAAHEGSDEALSEAELIAFVVILLLAGNETTTNLIGNGMLALTRNPDQLERLYRSPELMPSAIEEMLRYDGPVQSTMRYIRQDTEIAGTTVTAGSLIFVLLAAANRDPAQFSEPEKFDIARSPNDHLAFGEGIHFCLGAPLARMEGAIAIGALLARYRRMRPAAPEAPLAYKGSFFLRGLASLPLEISL
- a CDS encoding enoyl-CoA hydratase; this encodes MSEQVAKTVAAEPEPLLVRHEPPLGWLILNRPQVRNALNLRTWQLIVKGVAELSDDPDVRVIIMRGATPEAFISGADISEFPSLRANAEQARIYREAPGNATSAIANSPKPVIAMIAGICIGGGLQVALACDIRIGARGTRLGIPAARLGLAYPLDGVMSLVSVCGAANARDILMSARIFDADEAYAMGLLNKLVEPAELEDQVRQYATRLAANAPLTMAAAKAAIREGLKDGADRDLKTIAEMVSRCFDSEDYREGVRAFMEKRQPRFAGR
- a CDS encoding LLM class F420-dependent oxidoreductase, with amino-acid sequence MIKLGLMFVNSGPFAQPELLAHLAKTAEERGFESIWTVEHVVIPHDYKTPYPYARSGKLPGGEDVAIQDPLLPLAYAAAITSRIRLATGILILPQRHPLYVAKETATLDVLSRGRVILGIGSGWLKEEFDALGLDFHQRGARTDEAIAAMRELWRENTASFHGKHFHFHELKSFPKPVQSGGVPIHVGGHSPAAARRAGRMGDGFFPALGEADKLTPLFEIMREAARNAGRDPAAIELSCAARANLEAIKPLRDIGVSRVVISPPAFDADGLTRELDKIANEVLARL
- a CDS encoding TIGR03620 family F420-dependent LLM class oxidoreductase gives rise to the protein MDITKYGIWFFYDGMTAAQSADFARTVEKHGYGALWIPEAVGREPFAHATYMAARTERLVFATGIANIYARDAQTMAAAAKTVGELSNGRFMLGIGVSHKPLVANLRGHSYDKPYSYMREYLPKMKSALYRAPEPKERVPVVIAALHPKMLALCAAEADGTHTYFVPPEHTAKARAAIGPKPLICVEQAVVLDTDAAKARATAREYMKTYVPRLPNYTNALKALGWADKDFEGGCSDRLVDTIVAWGTETQIRDRVEAHLKAGANHVCIQPLSTANPLMPDERAVQALAPR
- a CDS encoding glutathione S-transferase family protein — protein: MKLYNMNLSNFASKCRIAIYDKGLNIEIAPIPGNNLKSPEYLKLNPLGKTPALDADGMIVNESEVINEYLEEKFPNPPLLPKTPEGRARVRMLTRFHDLYLEPPLRALFGHLNPKNRDEKIVNERLTEFNQRLDQLEAILPASGFAAGQEFTLADCAIAPTMFFATNMLPGFGAKPALEGRPKLEAWWTHVQTRPSVKKVLAEMGEALAAMMKR